One segment of Papaver somniferum cultivar HN1 unplaced genomic scaffold, ASM357369v1 unplaced-scaffold_81, whole genome shotgun sequence DNA contains the following:
- the LOC113345190 gene encoding uncharacterized protein LOC113345190, whose product MANKLRGFARMLTTAKNSTRKEGFSRTFSSFAEKSTEKQGDVGLDKIKLAQRTKAINREVDIEMIQLLSASVAGGVVLGCLYSYFLRGWNPFEDTPGRDKDYGNHALQVQPKFKR is encoded by the exons ATGGCAAACAAACTTAGGGGTTTCGCTAGGATGTTGACTACTGCTAAGAATTCCACCAGAAAAGAGGGTTTTAGTAGGACGTTTTCTTCTTTTGCTGAGAAATCCACAGAAAaacag GGTGATGTAGGTCTTGATAAAATTAAACTTGCACAAAGGACAAAAGCTATCAATAGAGAGGTTGATATTGAAATGATTCAGCTATTATCTGCTAGTGTAGCAGGTGGTGTAGTTCTTGGTTGTCTTTACAGCTACTTCTTACGTGGGTGGAACCCTTTTGAG GATACTCCTGGGCGAGACAAAGATTATGGAAACCATGCGTTGCAGGTTCAACCCAAGTTTAAGCGTTAG